The genomic region TCAAAGACTTGTTCAGCAAGCAGAGCTCCATTCCCATCGGCTCGCTTGATCTCCATGTTGGCCTTCTGGTAGAACCCAGTTCCTCTAAGAGCATCAGCAATGAAGTCGTCGAATCCAATGGCAATAGCAGCTTCCGCCTTGGCTCCGTACACCAGCCTCTGCATTGAAGCATTCAACAAGATTGCTCATTAAGGATTAGACAAACCATATTGTACCAGATGAGGAATGGTAAGGTAAGGGCCAACCTTGATCCGGGATAGATGAACAGCCCCAAAACACATTGGGCAAGGTTCACATGATGCGTACATTTCGCAGTCCGACAGCTCAATCTTCCCAAGCTTTTTGCAAGCCTAGAGTACAAGCGAAAACTGATTGTGTGAGACAGATAACCAGACAATGGAAAAGAACCAATATAAAATGCAAAACTGCCATGCATTATATACAGGCTCAGAGGGAATATGAACCATACGACCTAGTGCCACTGACAACAGCCCTTAGTGGATTATTCCGAAAAATAAATGCATGTTCTTGTGTCAAAATAAATATGTTATATTTTTATCCACTAATGTGGACAGTGTCTACTCTGTTACCATTCAGCAAGGAAATTTTAAAATATAAAGGCTATCCATCACTGATAACTCATCAATTACCAAGCTTTCTGATGAAAATTAAAAGAAACAGTTGTTAGGCTGGTAGAGTTTGTTTGCATCACCATGGAACTTTATTTAGCCCTGTCTTCAACAAAGTATATAACACGCTTGAACACTCAACTTTATGTAGTAGCACTGAAGTAGCATAATTTGACAAGGTGGTACAAGATAATATCACCACTAACGTGAGCATCAGGAAAGCTGAAAATCTAAAACATGAAGATGTACAAGAATGGACAAAGAGGCTAAAACATATTCTGTCTCATCTGTGTAGACAGGTGAGCACAAATAACAAATACATTCTGCAAGAATGATGTGGTGCTGGTTCCAAAAGCATGAAGCCTGAATTGGATACAGACTATATCGACAGGTGACAGTAAGCACCAAGTAGTTGGTGAGAACTAGTTTCATATGCAGGAAGAATCAAATGGCCAAATGGGCACAACCTATATCAGCAGGTGAGGCTACCACAAGGTAGGAACTATTCAGTACCAAAATGCAAACAACAAGCGTCAAGTAGTTGGTGGGGATAACCTTTGGGCACATGGAACCCTACCTCTCTTATTGCAGTGACTTCAGCATGGGCAGTTGGATCGGTGTTGTTCAAAACCATGTTATGGCACCCAACTATTACTTCGTCGTTGCGGACGACGACCGCGCCAAACGGTCCTCCATGGCCACAGTCAACTCCTTTGTACGCCTCTTCTACAGCTTTCGACAAGAACTTGTGATCCCTATCTTGTACGGCTGTTGAACGAGGCAAAACATAAGCATAAAGAAGAAAGCCTTTCTGAATAGCCCCCCAATTACAGAAAATAACAAATGTAGCAAAGGGCCCTGCAATGGTCAGATATGCCTTGCCTTGCAGAGTTGCAGTGTGGTAAGTAAGAACTAGAGGGAGGACAAATGGTAATTAGTACCTTCCTGATGACCGGGAAACGCTGAAGCAACTGCGATAGTTCCATCCCTGGTCTCCACAACTGCGGAAGACCAAAGAAGATGATTACTGAGGCAGCCATGTTATTTCATAATTTGCACAGGATTTTCCCAAAATCTGGTAGAAGAAACTATGAAATGCGTACAAGGATTACATCAcataaacaaacaaacaaacaaacaaacaaacaagactCCCAATGAACTTGGAAGGTTGTAAACAGTTGCAGGGCAGCCCTTGAAGGAGTGACTGCGTGTGATCGGAGCAGAGAACAAAATTGTTAACCAGAGCACAGAACTGGCTATCTATCTACAGGCCTAGTTTGTTTTCCCAATGCTAGGTGCAGTACGATTTTGTGTGGCAAAAGTAAGAAGACTTCCCAGATGTGGCAAAAGCAGGGCGGTGGCTTTGCCTTTTATGCTATCGGCGCCATTGCTCTgttttgggtgggtgggtggggtgaGGCCGAAGCAGAGCAGAGGACCCATCcgaaacaaaacagccgcatttcccccccccccccccccccccgtccggcGCGCGCCCCCGCTCGGATCCGCCCCACGCTCGCCGGATCGACCGGCGCAGCGCAGGAGGCGGCGACCCCCGAGAGCGATTAACTAAAAGAAGAAGGAAAGCTAGCACGCGACCGATCCGGAGCAGGACGAATTGCCGCCGGCCGGTGGCGATCCGCGGGCGGGCGGGCGGATGGACGGATGGACGAGAGAGCGCGGCGTGGGTGTGCGTATGCTCACCCTTGGCTTCCTCCATGGCGGGCGAGTGAGGGGGCGAGCGGGCGGGCGGATCGGCGGCGGAGCTCCCCGAGCGAGATGCGCGTCGGGCTGTTGCGTGTCTGCCTGTCCGTAGGAACGGGAATTGGGAAGGAAGGAAAGAGGTGTGTGGGTCGTCGTGGACGCGTGCGCGGCGTGTAAATAGGGCCGCGCCGGGCCACTGGCGGAGTGCCGGACGCAACCGGATAGGGATAGAGAGAGGGAGGCAAGCAAGCGCCGACGCCCGCCGATGGTGGACCGGGAGGGCGGCGCGTGACGGACGGCGGTGATGGAGCGGCGGGGCGGCCCACCGTCGGTTGGCATGGTCGGTCGGTCGCGTGCATCACGCTGCCGCGGCGCGTTCGCATTTTACTCTTTCCTTCTGACGACGTGGGATGAGCCGACACGAAAGGCTGACGTGTTCGTGGGATGGGATCGGAACATGGCCTGCGTCGCCGGGATTCTTCTTCATCCTCCGCCGCACATGTGCGACTTTTTATCTCTCACCCTTTCTGTCTAAGCAGAAAGTGTGTTCTTTGCGAGTAAAAGAATTGTGCTAATCAACGGAGATCATTACAATCATGTTGGCATACGGTGCCAATTTCATCAGGTCCATGGCGCCCACGCACGCCGTACTCCTATGAGCACCTCTCTTTGATTCACGGGCAAAACATTGATCACATCGAATCAAACGTCTATAAATCCAAACATGTCTACAGAAAAAATATACCAACTTTTTATTCATCAAACTGGTTTCATTAGACTCGGTCATAAGATATATGTCCACGCTACCTCCACTCCATAATGTTTGTGGCTGACCAAGCTTATATGCTAAATAAATAAAACATGAAAGTGTACTTGATGATGAATCTTACGAATACTGATTTTGTATTATGGATGTTTTTTCTTTCTCTACTTTTTGTTCAAACATAAATGTGTTTGACTtttagaaaataaaagaaatatgcactgcattttggaagcCAGagagtactacctcctttccggtttggaAGGCTCAGAAATATCCCTATGTTCATGGTTTAACAAATGTCTCATGACTTTTATACCACAAATGTATCGTTAGAAACTTCAAATGTTATATTTTCTAATGGTATAGCTTGGATGATATATAATATGTATTTCATTGGTAAGATGGACGACCTAGATATAACCGCAggacctataaaccggaaaggagggagtattatatatagTTGAGGTGTTCATGTGGATGTTGTTTTTGTATGAGCTTGGTAAAATTTAAAGATCGCAGAATATGAAGACCTCCTTCAAATGTCCTATAACTATGATCTCCATCGAAATTCGCCAACTGGTCTGCTGCAGAGACTCCAACCTGGTAAAGCAACAAGTGACAAAAACTCTTTGCATTCAACTCCTTCATGACACTAGGCAGTGTACAATGACCTTCCAAACAAAATTACCAACCCTCCTTCTCTTCTCCATCCGAACCACTATCTTCCTTCCAAATTTGTCCACCAACTAAAACAACATTAGGCCCCTGTGCTTGTTGATCCAATTGTTGAAGCACTCATGCTAAATTTTTTGTCACATAATCAATCATTATGTCGTCTTCAATATTTATTCTTGTGATCTAAAcgcgatgtgtgagtagttcctaaAGGCAATGGGTTGAGGCAAGGCTTTGCAACCCTATGTATTTGTGTAGGGGGTCATTGGAATGACTTTGCTTGATTGATGTTATTTGTATGTGTGATTCGCAACGGACTGCTACATATCCTAACTTCGATCCCACATGTTGAGGTCCAGGCCACCCTACAAACGCGACCATGATAATCATCAACCAATTTGTTCACAAGGTGACTATGCAACTAAATATCACAAGAAAACATATAAAAAACACATGAGAGAAAGaactaactgaaggaaatatgccctagaggcaataataaagatattatttatttccttatatcatgataaatgtttattattcatgctagaattatattaaccggaaacataatacatgtgtgaatacatagacaaacaaagtgtcactagtatgcctctacttgactagctcgttaatcaaagatggttatgtttcctaaccatggacaaagagttgtcatttgattaacgggatcacatcattagttgaatgatttgattgacatgactcattccactagcttagcacacgatcgtttagtatgttgctattgctttcttcatgacttatacatgttcctatgactatgagattatgtaactcctgtgcgccggaggaacactttgtgtgctaccaaacgtcacaacgtaactgggtgattataaaggtgctctacaggtgtctccaaaggtacatgttgggttgacgtatttcgagattaggatttgtcactccgatcgtcggagaggtatctctgggccctctcggtaatgcacatcacttaagccttgcaagcattgcaactaatgagttagttgcgggatgatgtattacggagcaagtaaagagacttgccggtaacgagattgaactaggtattggataccgacgatcgaatctcgggcaagtaacataccgatgacaaagagaacaacgtatgttgttatgcggtctgaccgataaagatcttcgtagaatatgtaggagccaatatgggcatccaggtcccgctgttggttattgaccggagacgtgtctcggtcatgtctacattgttctcgaaccgtagggtccgcacgcttaaagttacgatgacagtttcattatgagtttatgtattttgatgtaccgaaggttgttcggagtcccggatgtgatcacggacatgacgaggagtctcgaaatggtcgagacataaagattgatatattggacggctatattcggacaccggaagtgttccggggaagttttggataaaaccgaagaaccggggggttaccggaaccccccggggggttaatgggcctcatgggcctaaagtggagaagaggaaaggcagccagggcaggccgcgtgccccctctccccctagtccgaattggacaaggagggaggggcgccccccccccttccttcctctcctctctcccttccttccccctctcttacttggacaaggaaagggaggggagtcctactcccggtaggagtaggactcctcctgcgcgcctcctactagggccgtacgcaccccccttggctcctttatatacgggggcaagggggcaccctaggacacacaagttgatcttcgtgatcgttccttagccgtgtgcggtgcccccctccacgatattacacctcgatcatattgtatcttgaacttatatttatcatgaacttagtacctgatagtatcttgcttatgtatgtttgattgtagatagatggcccgtgctgttgttccgttgaattttaatgcgttccttgagaaagcaaagttgaaagatgatggtagcaattacacggactgggtccgtaacttgaggattatcctcattgctgcacagaagaattacatcttggaagcaccgctgggtgccaggcctgctgctggagcaacaccagatgttatgaacgtctggcagagcaaatctgatgactactcgatagtttagtgtgccatgctttacggcttagaatcgggacttcaatgacgttttgaacgtcatggagcatatgagatgttccaggagttgaagttaatatttcaagcaaatgcccggattgagagatatgaagtctccaataagttctatagctgcaagatggaggagaacagttctgtcagtgagcatatactcaaaatgtctgggtataataatcacttgattcagatgggagtcaatcttccagatgattgcgtcattgacagaattctccaatcactgccaccaagctacaagagcttcgtgatgaactataatatgcaagggatgaataagactattcctgagctcttcgcaatgctgaaagctgcggaggtagaaatcaaaaaggagcatcaagtgttgatggtcaacaagaccactagtttcaagaaaaagggcaaagggaagaagaaggggaacttcaagaagaacagcaagcaagttgctgctcaagagaagaaacccaagtctggacctaagactgaaactgagtgcttctactgcaagcagactggtcactgaaagcggaactgccccaagtatttggcggataagaaggatggcaagatgaacaaaggtatatgtgatatacatgttattgatgtgtaccttactagagctcgcagtagcacctgggtatttgatactggttctgttgctaatatttgcaactcgaaacagggactacggattaagcgaacactggcaaaggacgaggtgacgatgcgcgtgggaaatggttccaaagtcgatgtgatcgcggtcggcacgctacctctacatctaacttcgggattagtattagacctaaataattgttatttggtgccagcgttgagcatgaacattatatctggatcttgtttgatgcaagacggttattcatttaaatcagagaataatggttgttctatttatatgagtaatatcttttatggtcatgcacccttgaagagtggtctatttctgatgaatctcgatagtagtgatacacatattcataatgttgaaaccaaaaaatgcagagttgataatgatagtgcaacttatttgtggcactgccgtttaggtcatatcggtgtaaagcgcatgaacaaactccatactgatggacttttggaaccacttgattatgaatcacttggtacttgcgaaccgtgcctcatgggcaagatgactaaaacaccgttctccggtactatcgagagagcaacagatttgttggaaatcatacatacagatgtatgtggtccaatgaatattgaggctcgtggcggatatcgttattttctcaccttcacagatgacttaagtagatatgggtatatctacttaatgaaacataagtctgaaacatttgaaaagttcaaagaatttcagagtgaagttgaaaatcatcgtaacaagaaaataaagtttctacgatctgatcgtggaggagaatatttgagttacgagtttggtgtacatttgaaacaatgcagaatagtttcgcaactcacgccacccggaacaccatagcgtaatggtgtgtccgaacgtcgtaatcgtactttactagatatggtgcgatctatgatgtctcttactgatttaccgctatcgttttggggttatgctttagagacggccgcattcacgttaaatagggcaccatcaaaatccgttgagacgacgccttatgaactatggtttggcaagaaaccaaagttgtcgtttcttaaagtttggggctgcgatgcttatgtgaaaaagcttcaacctgataagctcgaacccaaatcggagaaatgtgtcttcataggatacccaaaggagactgttgggtacaccttctatcacagatccgaaggcaagacattcgttgctaagaatggatcctttctagagaaggagtttctctcgaaagaagtgagtgggaggaaagtagaacttgatgaggtaactgtacctgctcccttattggaaagtagttcatcacagaaatcggtttctgcgacacctgcaccaattggtgaggaatttaatgatgatgatcatgaaatttcagatcaagttactactgagcctcgtaggacaaccagagtaagatccgcaccagagtggtacggtaatcctgttctggaaatcatgctactagatcatgatgaacctacgaactatgaagaagcgatggtgagcccagattccgcgaaatggcttgaagccatgaaatctgagatgggatccatgtatgaaaacaaagtatggactttggttgacttgcccgatgatcggcaagcaattgagaataaatggatcttcaagaagaagactgacgctgacggtaatattactgtcttcaaagctcgacttgtcggttttcgacaagttcaaggggttgactatgatgagaccttctcacccgtagcgatgcttaagtctgtccgaatcatgttagcaattgccgcattttatgattatgaaatttggcagatggatgtcaaaactgcattcctgaatggatttctggaagaagagttgtatatgatgcaaccggaaggttttgtcgatccaaagggagctaacaaagtgtgcaagctccagcaatccatttatggactggtgcaagcctctcggagttggaataaacgctttgatagtgtgatcaaagcatttggttttatacagactttcggagaagtctgtatctacaagaaagtgagtgggagctctgtagcatttctgatattatatgtggatgacatattactgattggaaatgatatagaatttctggatagcataaagggatacttgaataagagtttttcaatgaaagacctcggtgaagctgcttacatattaggaataaagatctatagagatagatcaagacgcttaattggactttcacaaagcacataccttgacaagattttgaagaagttcaaaatggatcaagcaaagaaagggttcttgcctgtgttacaaggtgtgaagttgagtcagactcaatgcccgaccactgcagaagatagagagaaaatgaaagatgttccctatgcttcagccataggctctatcatgtatgcaatgttgtgtaccagacctgatgtgtgccttgctataagtttagcagggaggtaccaaagtaatccaggagtggatcactggacagcggtcaagaacatcctgaaatacctgaaaaggactaaggaaatgtttctcgtatatggaggtgacaaagagctcatcgtaaacggttacgttgatgcaagctttgacactgatccggacgattctaaatcgcaaaccggatatgtgtttacattaaatggtggagctgtcagttggtgcagttctaaaaaagcgtcgtggcgggatctacatgtgaagcggagtacatagctgcttcggaagcagcaaacgaaggagtctggatgaaggagttcatatccgatctaggtgtcatacctggtgcatcgggtccaatgaaaatcttttgtgacaatactggtgcaattgccttggcaaaggaatccagatttcacaaaaaaaccaagcacatcaagagacgcttcaatttcatccgggatctagtccaggtgggagacatagagatttgcaagatacatacggatctgaatgtggcacccgttgactaagcctcttccacgagcaaaacatgatcagcaccaaggctccatgggtgttagaatcattattgtgtaatatagattattggctctagtgcaagtgggagactgaaggaaatatgccctagaggcaataataaagatattatttatttccttatatcatgataaatgtttattattcatgctagattgtattaaccggaaacataatacatgtgtgaatacatagacaaacaaagtgtcactagtatgcctctacttgactagctcgttaatcaaagatggttatgtttcctaaccatggacaaagagttgtcatttgattaacgggatcacatcattagttaaatgatctgattgacatgacccattccactag from Triticum aestivum cultivar Chinese Spring chromosome 4A, IWGSC CS RefSeq v2.1, whole genome shotgun sequence harbors:
- the LOC123087782 gene encoding guanosine deaminase; this translates as MEEAKVVETRDGTIAVASAFPGHQEAVQDRDHKFLSKAVEEAYKGVDCGHGGPFGAVVVRNDEVIVGCHNMVLNNTDPTAHAEVTAIREACKKLGKIELSDCEMYASCEPCPMCFGAVHLSRIKRLVYGAKAEAAIAIGFDDFIADALRGTGFYQKANMEIKRADGNGALLAEQVFENTKEKFRMY